A part of Drosophila ananassae strain 14024-0371.13 chromosome 2R, ASM1763931v2, whole genome shotgun sequence genomic DNA contains:
- the LOC6493332 gene encoding RYamide receptor, with product MAMELIEDESRVDFLPGAEEEAEFERLYAAPAEIVALLSIFYGGISIVAVIGNTLVIWVVATTRQMRTVTNMYIANLALADVIIGLFCIPFQFQAALLQSWNLPWFMCSFCPFVQALSVNVSVFTLTAIAIDRHRAIINPLRARPTKFISKFIIAGIWLLALLFAVPFAIAFRVEELTERFREDNETFNMTRPFCMNKNLSDDQLQTFRYTLVFVQYLVPFCVISFVYIQMAVRLWGTRAPGNAQDSRDITLLKNKKKVIKMLIIVVVIFGLCWLPLQLYNILYVTIPEINDYHFISIVWFCCDWLAMSNSCYNPFIYGIYNEKFKREFNKRFAACFCKFQTSLDAHERTFSMHTRASSIRSTYANSSMRIRSNLFGTGRGGINNGKNGLHLPRNGLSGNNGSAATSGVFNGSQNNGHGQHHHQSVVTFAAQNSGPGVHGQTMPPWRRNNFKPLHPNVIECEDDMALMEMPSTTPPSEEMAVSTATGVQLALLSRESSSCICEQEFGSQTECDGTCILSEVSRVHLPPTGTGSMGKALWQPL from the exons AACGCCTGTATGCGGCACCCGCTGAGATTGTGGCACTTCTGTCCATTTTCTATGGCGGCATCAGTATTGTGGCTGTCATTGGCAACACCCTGGTCATCTGGGTGGTGGCCACCACCCGACAAATGCGAACGGTTACTAATATGTATATCGCTAATTTGGCCCTCGCCGACGTCATTATTGGCCTATTCTGCATACCATTTCAG TTCCAGGCTGCCCTGTTGCAGAGTTGGAATTTGCCGTGGTTCATGTGCAGCTTCTGCCCCTTCGTCCAGGCACTGAGTGTCAACGTTTCGGTTTTCACTTTGACCGCCATCGCCATCGATCGCCATCGGGCCATCATCAATCCACTGAG GGCACGACCTACCAAGTTCATATCAAAGTTCATAATTGCTGGTATTTGGCTGCTGGCCCTCCTGTTTGCGGTGCCGTTTGCAATTGCGTTTCGTGTAGAGGAGCTGACCGAAAGGTTTCGTG AGGATAATGAGACTTTTAACATGACGAGACCGTTCTGTATGAACAAGAACCTATCGGATGATCAACTGCAAACATTTCGCTATACCCTGGTCTTTGTGCAGTATCTGGTTCCCTTTTGTGTAATCAGCTTTGTCTACATCCAAATGGCGGTGCGATTGTGGGGCACGAGGGCCCCGGGCAATGCCCAGGATTCGCGGGATATAACCCtgttgaaaaacaaaaaaaag GTCATTAAAATGCTGATCATCGTGGTCGTTATCTTTGGCCTTTGCTGGCTGCCGCTGCAACTCTATAATATTCTCTATGTGACGATACCGGAAATCAACGACTACCATTTCATTAGCATCGTCTGGTTCTGCTGCGACTGGCTGGCCATGAGCAATAGCTGCTACAATCCCTTTATTTATGGCATCTACAAc GAGAAGTTCAAGCGCGAATTCAATAAACGCTTCGCCGCCTGCTTCTGCAAGTTCCAAACCAGCCTGGATGCCCACGAAAGGACCTTCTCGATGCACACGCGTGCCAGCTCCATAAGGTCGACCTACGCCAACTCCTCGATGCGCATCCGAAGTAATCTCTTTGGGACAGGTCGCGGTGGCATTAACAACGGCAAGAACGGCCTGCACTTGCCACGGAATGGGCTTTCTGGCAATAACGGTAGTGCGGCAACGAGTGGTGTATTTAACGGTAGCCAGAACAATGGCCACGGGCAGCATCACCACCAAAGCGTGGTTACCTTTGCAGCACAGAACTCCGGCCCAGGTGTTCACGGGCAGACCATGCCACCATGGCGCCGGAACAACTTTAAGCCCCTCCATCCGAACGTCATTGAATGCGAAGATGACATGGCTCTCATGGAAATGCCATCGACGACGCCGCCCAGCGAGGAGATGGCGGTCAGTACCGCCACGGGAGTCCAATTGGCCCTGCTCAGCAGGGAGAGTTCGAGTTGCATCTGCGAACAGGAGTTTGGCAGCCAGACGGAGTGCGACGGTACCTGCATCCTGAGCGAAGTCTCCCGGGTCCATTTGCCGCCAACCGGTACTGGCTCGATGGGAAAAGCCCTCTGGCAGCCTCTATAA
- the LOC6493333 gene encoding putative fatty acyl-CoA reductase CG5065 isoform X2 codes for MHEANSPKTSRKAFSSTSSSRRSSNDPGTGGSVHQEEDDQEEQLFQEAASSTRTNSADGSPGPQPIGLASVSATPVSDFYSNATVLITGGTGFVGKVLTEKLLRSFGLRKIYMLIRSKDNMSIQERLQGFFNESIFNRMRDESPQLLEKVHPIRADYSAIDLDIDAADRAMLSSEVQIVFNVVASVKFNEKLSDAIDINVLGTKKILDLAMEMKQLKSFVHISTLYCNCNRKFIKEQVYENEIGYEKIMQIYRTFDDETLEKMRHCLIGQMPNTYTMTKKCAENLVNHRAFHMPAGIFRPPIDLSSGNAKLMGNQSCPFTTMFPRKTT; via the exons ATGCACGAGGCTAATTCTCCTAAAA CATCCAGAAAGGCTTTTTCATCAACCAGTTCGTCACGTCGCAGTAGCAATGATCCTGGCACGGGTGGTAGTGTTCACCAGGAAGAGGACGACCAGGAGGAGCAGCTCTTTCAGGAGGCGGCCTCCAGTACGAGGACAAACAGCGCCGATGGAAGTCCCGGACCCCAGCCCATTGGCCTGGCGAGCGTGAGTGCCACTCCGGTTTCGGATTTCTATAGCAACGCCACCGTACTCATTACGGGCGGAACGGGATTCGTGGGCAAAGTGTTAACAGAGAAATTGCTACGCTCGTTTGGATTGCGTAAAATTTACATGCTGATACGCAGCAAGGACAACATGAGCATACAGGAGCGTTTGCAGGGCTTTTTCAATGAATCG ATATTCAATAGAATGCGCGACGAGTCGCCGCAATTGTTGGAGAAGGTGCATCCGATACGCGCTGATTACAGTGCCATCGACCTGGACATTGATGCCGCCGACCGAGCAATGCTCTCGTCTGAGGTCCAG ATTGTCTTCAATGTGGTGGCTTCGGTGAAATTCAATGAGAAGCTAAGCGACGCCATCGACATCAACGTCCTTGGCACCAAGAAGATACTCGATCTGGCCATGGAAATGAAGCAATTAAAG TCCTTCGTACACATTTCGACACTATACTGCAACTGCAATCGCAAATTTATCAAGGAACAAGTGTACGAGAACGAAATTGGCTACGAAAAAATCATGCAG ATATATCGCACCTTTGATGATGAAACGCTGGAAAAGATGCGGCATTGCCTAATTGGCCAAATGCCCAATACCTACACGATGACCAAGAAATGTGCCGAGAATCTGGTGAATCATCGTGCTTTTCACATGCCGGCTGGCATTTTCCGGCCGCCCATAG ATTTAAGCTCCGGGAATGCCAAATTAATGGGAAATCAGAGCTGCCCGTTTACAACTATGTTTCCGAGGAAAACAACATAA